aataatataaaacacagtctttatattttactatacaatattattaacaatttacccaataattatttattattgataattaaaaaaatgtcctcatggattatttataataataataataataataatgaaaaagaaaatactaaaaatatgatatttgaaatagaaaatattgttGAGTATGCAgctaaaaattacaaattaaatataataacagacatgattaatgataaattatttaattgtcttATGGAAATGATATCATCatcaaatcgaaaaataaatttactgggAAATAGAATTTTCCAACAGATAATTGAtcgtaataacaataaaaaattttttttaacaccgaaaattttttacgaaacgacaaattatttaattaaaataaataaagaatgtAAAAGTGAGtgtgagttttttaaaaataatcgtataTTAATTCATGATACTTTTTTGTCAAGTCTAATGAAACACGCGATGACGAAAGTTAATTTAGAATCAACGTACTGCAGTATTTGTTTGTTGGCAGTTGAAATACCATCAGGATTTACAGCAGCAGCTATAGTTTGTCTTGTTATGAATATTCAAGAATTAACTCTACAAAGtattaattcgaaaataaatCGTAAAGTGTCTTATCATATTCATGCAACAGTTATGgcaataataactttaatttgTCGTATTTATAATGCtaaaattctttataattatgttaacAAAGTTATGATGGAACGAGCGCAATGGGCACCTCATTTAAATCCaccacttaaaaataattatgtatttcCAATTCACTATGTACTTTGGAATAaatctgaattattttttgtcgaTTGGGAGGCACGTTTTGGACTTTGGAAATGCtttcgtaaaaatatttacgatcatgataatgatactgaaaaataaaattttttttaaattttaaataacgtcAATTAAACTCATTCACTTGTtctattttgttaattatataaaaaaaaatattattaattacaatttattataaaattacatattagttatgtaatattttaccattatatatatatatatatttatttaaaaccagaGATCACCCCCAACA
Above is a window of Microplitis demolitor isolate Queensland-Clemson2020A chromosome 1, iyMicDemo2.1a, whole genome shotgun sequence DNA encoding:
- the LOC103577963 gene encoding uncharacterized protein LOC103577963 → YNNNNNNNEKENTKNMIFEIENIVEYAAKNYKLNIITDMINDKLFNCLMEMISSSNRKINLLGNRIFQQIIDRNNNKKFFLTPKIFYETTNYLIKINKECKSECEFFKNNRILIHDTFLSSLMKHAMTKVNLESTYCSICLLAVEIPSGFTAAAIVCLVMNIQELTLQSINSKINRKVSYHIHATVMAIITLICRIYNAKILYNYVNKVMMERAQWAPHLNPPLKNNYVFPIHYVLWNKSELFFVDWEARFGLWKCFRKNIYDHDNDTEK